The proteins below are encoded in one region of Asticcacaulis excentricus CB 48:
- the moaA gene encoding GTP 3',8-cyclase MoaA, giving the protein MRSEPALIDAYHRRISYVRISVTDRCDLRCTYCMSERQTFLPRENLLSFEELERLSLFLIDQGVTRLRITGGEPLVRRGILDFLKRLGAQVHEGRLKELTLTTNGTLLAEAAPHLAQAGIRRINVSLDSLDAGTFRRITRGGDLKKVLDGIDAAQKVGLKVKLNTVALQQDNRGHLPEMIRFAHAHGMDISLIETMPMGEEIVGREDQFVSLHDVMADLQSFWDITPLSDTTGGPSRYYHVAETGGRLGLITPLSHNFCDTCNRVRITCTGQLYMCLGQEDHVDLRAALRADASNAALAAALSEALRHKPKAHDFFIGAQAPQTAYTPRRTMSVTGG; this is encoded by the coding sequence ATGCGCTCCGAACCCGCCCTGATCGACGCCTATCATCGCCGCATCTCCTATGTGCGGATTTCGGTGACGGACCGTTGTGACCTGCGCTGCACCTACTGCATGTCAGAGAGACAGACTTTTCTGCCTCGTGAAAATCTGTTGAGTTTTGAAGAACTTGAGCGTCTTTCCCTATTTCTCATCGATCAGGGGGTGACGCGGTTACGCATCACCGGCGGAGAGCCTCTGGTTCGGCGGGGAATTCTGGATTTCCTGAAACGTCTGGGTGCGCAGGTGCATGAGGGGCGTTTGAAAGAGCTGACCCTGACCACCAACGGCACACTTCTGGCCGAGGCCGCGCCGCATCTCGCGCAGGCCGGCATTCGTCGCATCAATGTGTCTCTAGACAGTCTCGACGCCGGTACATTCCGGCGCATTACCCGCGGCGGCGACCTCAAAAAAGTGCTGGATGGCATCGACGCAGCGCAAAAAGTGGGCCTGAAGGTCAAGCTGAATACAGTCGCCCTGCAACAGGACAATCGCGGCCACCTACCGGAGATGATCCGCTTTGCGCATGCCCACGGCATGGACATTTCCCTGATCGAGACCATGCCGATGGGCGAAGAGATCGTCGGGCGCGAAGACCAGTTTGTGTCCCTGCACGACGTCATGGCCGATTTGCAAAGTTTCTGGGACATCACACCTTTGAGCGATACTACGGGCGGGCCGTCGCGCTATTACCACGTTGCGGAAACCGGCGGCCGGCTGGGCCTGATCACGCCGCTGAGCCATAATTTCTGCGACACCTGCAACCGCGTGCGCATCACCTGCACGGGGCAACTCTATATGTGTCTGGGTCAGGAGGACCACGTCGATCTGCGCGCCGCGCTACGCGCGGACGCCAGCAATGCCGCGCTCGCCGCCGCCCTGTCCGAGGCCCTGCGCCACAAACCGAAGGCGCACGACTTTTTCATCGGGGCGCAGGCTCCGCAAACCGCCTACACGCCGCGCCGGACCATGTCCGTCACCGGAGGATAG
- a CDS encoding carboxylesterase/lipase family protein, producing MKRRDALKGLSALTLSAAVTPVSAATLKPKSVTVKTSNGPVIGQVRAGTAVFLGLRYGETTAPPYRFLPPRQPQPWSKPVKADRYGPACPQQSTPDAYGKSEDCLFLNVWTPEASPKHKRPVMVYFHGGAYANGSGSDPLYDGTNLSQRGDVVVVTVNHRLNVFGYLYLARLERLILGQPGPLAFSGNCGQLDLILALEWVRDNIAAFGGDPGNVMVFGQSGGGAKIATLMATPKAEGLFHKAATMSGQQVTASGPGNATARAKAFLGALGLKTDAEGLKAAQTLPWETLVAALKVTDPVLGSGGVYMGPVLDETILVRHPFYPDAAPQSRHMPMIIGNTRDETRGFQGNNPAFQNLTWEDLPEKLPPNYRVDIDPWRVIDTYRKLYPQMTPTDVYFAATTAGRSWRGAIIEAEERAKVGAKTFVYQVDWKTPKDDGRLGAPHTIDIPLVFRTTAVPEAISTDSPQARRMADLFCDAFIAFARNGSPQTPALPDWTPYSLPERQTMLMDLTPQMANDPRGEERKLFEKVPFIQSGT from the coding sequence ATGAAACGCCGTGATGCCCTCAAAGGCTTGTCCGCCCTGACCCTGTCAGCGGCCGTGACACCGGTATCAGCCGCGACCCTCAAGCCCAAATCCGTCACGGTCAAGACCTCAAACGGGCCAGTGATCGGGCAGGTCCGGGCGGGCACGGCGGTGTTTCTCGGCCTGCGCTATGGCGAGACGACCGCGCCACCCTACCGTTTCCTGCCGCCGCGCCAGCCACAACCGTGGAGCAAACCGGTTAAGGCTGACCGATATGGCCCAGCCTGCCCGCAACAATCGACACCCGACGCTTACGGCAAGAGCGAGGACTGCCTGTTTCTCAATGTGTGGACGCCGGAGGCCTCACCGAAACACAAGCGCCCGGTAATGGTCTATTTTCACGGCGGGGCCTATGCCAATGGGTCGGGCTCCGATCCGCTCTACGACGGTACGAATCTTTCGCAGCGCGGTGATGTGGTGGTGGTAACGGTCAATCACCGGCTCAATGTCTTCGGTTATCTCTATCTGGCGCGGCTGGAGCGGTTGATTTTGGGTCAGCCGGGCCCTCTGGCTTTTTCGGGGAATTGTGGGCAACTTGACCTCATTCTGGCGCTGGAATGGGTGCGCGACAATATCGCGGCCTTTGGCGGCGATCCCGGCAATGTTATGGTCTTCGGGCAATCCGGCGGCGGAGCCAAGATCGCCACCTTGATGGCTACGCCGAAAGCCGAGGGCCTCTTCCACAAGGCGGCGACCATGAGCGGTCAGCAGGTGACCGCCTCCGGCCCCGGCAATGCTACGGCGCGGGCGAAGGCGTTTCTGGGCGCACTGGGGCTGAAGACCGATGCCGAAGGGCTGAAGGCCGCGCAGACCCTGCCTTGGGAGACACTGGTCGCGGCGCTGAAGGTCACCGATCCGGTATTGGGCTCCGGCGGAGTCTATATGGGCCCCGTGCTCGATGAGACGATCCTGGTGCGTCACCCCTTCTATCCGGACGCCGCGCCGCAATCGCGGCACATGCCCATGATAATCGGCAATACACGCGACGAGACGCGCGGCTTTCAGGGCAATAATCCGGCGTTTCAGAACCTGACGTGGGAAGACCTGCCGGAAAAACTGCCGCCCAATTATCGCGTCGATATCGACCCGTGGCGGGTCATCGACACCTATCGCAAACTCTATCCGCAGATGACGCCAACCGATGTCTATTTCGCGGCGACGACGGCGGGGCGGTCCTGGCGCGGGGCGATTATCGAGGCTGAAGAACGCGCCAAAGTGGGAGCGAAAACCTTTGTCTATCAGGTCGATTGGAAGACGCCCAAAGACGACGGGCGGCTGGGCGCGCCCCACACCATCGACATTCCGCTCGTCTTCCGCACCACCGCAGTGCCAGAGGCCATCTCGACCGACAGCCCGCAGGCCCGACGCATGGCCGACCTGTTCTGTGACGCCTTTATCGCTTTTGCGCGCAACGGATCGCCACAGACCCCCGCCCTGCCTGATTGGACGCCCTACAGCTTACCGGAGCGCCAGACGATGCTGATGGATTTGACACCGCAAATGGCCAATGACCCTCGCGGTGAAGAACGCAAGCTGTTTGAAAAGGTGCCATTTATCCAGTCTGGCACATAG
- a CDS encoding GNAT family N-acetyltransferase — protein MIRPATTADIAALTRIWEESVRAAYDFLSESDINFYRPYLLAGLMDGEVWVAEDDGAHAGFCVLAGDNTLAMLFIDPVHQRRGVGRALIAHACALRGPLIVEVNEQVTGNVTFYQKCGFAVTGRSDTDAAGNPYPIVFMAQ, from the coding sequence TTGATCCGTCCGGCGACCACCGCCGATATCGCCGCCCTTACGCGCATCTGGGAAGAGTCGGTGCGCGCCGCCTATGACTTCCTTTCTGAGAGCGATATCAACTTTTACCGCCCCTACCTGCTGGCCGGGCTGATGGACGGCGAGGTCTGGGTCGCCGAAGACGACGGTGCCCACGCAGGGTTTTGCGTGCTGGCGGGTGACAACACGCTGGCCATGCTGTTTATCGATCCGGTGCACCAGCGGCGCGGTGTGGGTCGCGCCCTGATCGCCCATGCCTGCGCGCTGAGAGGCCCACTGATCGTAGAGGTCAACGAACAGGTGACGGGCAACGTCACCTTCTATCAAAAGTGCGGATTTGCGGTAACCGGTCGTTCCGACACCGATGCCGCGGGCAATCCCTACCCGATTGTGTTTATGGCGCAGTGA
- a CDS encoding alpha/beta hydrolase family protein — MPTARPALPAEAPIPDRVIAISEGAVNAPEGQWPDRIHKQVTRAELSEFKSPSPARARALVYGGGGYINLVHDKEGVEVALWLNAQGIDAYVLTHRMPGQADADGGVWPYDIALSDGLKALDYLESLTDLPLLHVGLSSGGHLAGVMACQVHAQKARGVLIAYAPINANHREYKAPAGKPDYPPAQKQAFYDAWPIGIAGEPHGIPQMPVFLAYALHDQIVPVDHALNLIKAMQQTGGDVDAHIFAQAPHGFALRELDGTHDQWSSLAARWIDKVLR; from the coding sequence ATGCCAACCGCCCGCCCTGCGTTGCCTGCCGAAGCCCCCATACCCGACCGCGTAATTGCGATTTCCGAGGGGGCAGTCAATGCACCGGAAGGGCAATGGCCGGACCGCATCCACAAGCAGGTCACGCGCGCCGAACTTAGCGAGTTTAAATCACCGTCTCCGGCGCGCGCGCGCGCCCTCGTCTATGGGGGTGGCGGCTATATCAACCTTGTCCATGACAAGGAGGGGGTGGAGGTCGCTCTGTGGCTCAACGCGCAAGGTATCGATGCCTATGTGCTGACGCACCGAATGCCCGGGCAGGCGGATGCAGATGGCGGCGTGTGGCCCTACGATATCGCCCTAAGCGACGGCCTCAAGGCGCTCGATTATCTGGAAAGCCTGACGGACCTGCCGCTGCTGCACGTGGGGCTGTCGTCGGGCGGGCATCTGGCCGGCGTCATGGCGTGTCAAGTTCACGCTCAAAAGGCCAGGGGCGTGCTGATCGCCTATGCGCCCATCAATGCCAATCACCGCGAATATAAGGCACCGGCGGGCAAGCCCGACTACCCGCCCGCCCAAAAGCAGGCCTTTTACGATGCCTGGCCCATCGGCATTGCCGGGGAACCCCACGGTATCCCACAAATGCCTGTGTTTCTGGCCTATGCCCTGCACGATCAAATCGTGCCGGTCGATCATGCGCTGAACTTGATCAAGGCCATGCAGCAGACGGGTGGCGACGTCGATGCCCACATCTTCGCGCAGGCCCCGCACGGCTTTGCGCTGCGTGAGCTTGACGGTACGCACGATCAGTGGTCCTCGCTGGCCGCCCGCTGGATCGACAAGGTACTGCGTTGA
- the araD1 gene encoding AraD1 family protein, with protein MTLRLIQFVDAHGTRGVAAAEDDGSAKVIVGVTTTYELAKAAIAAKRSIADQVAQQGLGEAVDIALALSEGRVLAPIDHPDPAHLHLTGTGLTHLGSAEGRDKMHAKAKDAGGEENLTDSMRMFLMGVKGGKPASGTAGAQPEWFYKGNGYALVGPGAELVSPGFAEDGGEEPEMAGIYVIGEDAQPYRIGFALANEFSDHVTEKQNYLWLAHSKLRPASLGVEILTGDLPSHVEGTSKIVRGNEVIWEKPFISGEDNMSHTFENLEHHHFKYELFRVPGDVHVHCFGTATASFADGVKTQTGDVFEIDARPFVHPLRNPLKTTEPLASTAKVMRL; from the coding sequence ATGACCCTTCGCCTGATCCAGTTTGTCGATGCCCACGGGACGCGCGGCGTGGCCGCTGCCGAGGATGACGGTTCGGCTAAGGTTATTGTGGGCGTGACCACGACCTATGAGCTGGCCAAGGCCGCCATTGCGGCCAAACGCTCTATTGCTGATCAGGTGGCGCAGCAGGGCCTCGGCGAGGCGGTCGATATCGCGCTGGCCCTGTCCGAAGGGCGTGTGCTGGCCCCGATTGACCATCCGGACCCGGCGCACCTGCACCTGACCGGGACGGGTCTGACGCACCTGGGCTCCGCTGAGGGCCGCGACAAGATGCACGCCAAGGCCAAAGACGCAGGTGGCGAAGAAAATCTGACCGACTCGATGCGCATGTTCCTGATGGGCGTGAAGGGTGGCAAGCCGGCATCGGGCACCGCCGGAGCTCAGCCGGAATGGTTCTATAAGGGCAATGGTTACGCACTGGTCGGGCCGGGCGCGGAGCTGGTGTCGCCGGGCTTTGCCGAAGACGGCGGTGAGGAGCCGGAAATGGCCGGTATCTACGTCATCGGTGAGGATGCACAGCCCTATCGCATTGGCTTTGCGCTGGCCAATGAGTTCTCCGACCACGTGACCGAGAAGCAGAACTATCTGTGGCTGGCCCACTCCAAGCTGCGCCCGGCGTCTCTGGGTGTCGAGATTCTGACCGGCGACCTGCCGAGCCACGTGGAAGGCACGTCGAAGATCGTGCGCGGCAACGAAGTGATCTGGGAAAAGCCGTTCATCTCCGGTGAGGACAATATGTCCCACACGTTTGAGAATCTGGAACACCACCACTTCAAGTACGAGCTGTTCCGCGTGCCGGGCGATGTGCACGTGCACTGCTTCGGCACGGCCACAGCGAGCTTTGCCGACGGTGTGAAGACGCAAACAGGCGACGTGTTCGAAATCGATGCCCGCCCCTTCGTCCACCCGCTCAGAAACCCGCTCAAAACCACCGAGCCTCTGGCCAGCACAGCGAAAGTGATGCGCTTATAA
- a CDS encoding FadR/GntR family transcriptional regulator codes for MTDTRPAATFDRSAATESSAYGVHFQGRLHGALAHRLGVDILKGVYKPGEVLPNEIDSSSTLDISRSAYREAIRILAAKGMVESRPKAGTRVTARRRWNVLDPEVLGWMFETEPSEDFIKGLFELRLITEPAAAELAALRRTDEHLRLMDRALDLMEAETLATEAGRKADLDFHDALMHATHNEALASLSHSIGAAVAWSTRFKQRHQALTRDPIPDHRRVFDAIKRQDSGAARWCMESLIRMALDDTQRSMQTQYLEPRG; via the coding sequence ATGACCGATACCCGACCTGCCGCGACGTTTGACCGCTCTGCGGCTACCGAAAGTTCCGCTTACGGCGTGCATTTCCAAGGCCGCCTGCACGGGGCGCTGGCCCACCGGCTGGGGGTGGACATCCTCAAGGGCGTCTATAAGCCTGGCGAGGTCCTGCCCAATGAGATCGACTCGTCCTCCACCCTAGACATCTCGCGCTCGGCCTATCGTGAGGCCATCCGCATTTTGGCGGCCAAGGGCATGGTCGAAAGCCGCCCCAAGGCCGGGACGCGCGTCACGGCGCGTCGTCGCTGGAACGTGCTCGATCCGGAAGTGCTGGGCTGGATGTTCGAGACCGAGCCGTCGGAGGACTTCATTAAGGGCCTGTTTGAGCTGCGTCTGATCACCGAACCGGCGGCGGCCGAGCTGGCGGCGCTGCGCCGCACGGACGAGCACCTGCGCCTGATGGACAGGGCACTCGACCTGATGGAGGCCGAGACCCTGGCCACCGAAGCCGGGCGCAAGGCCGATCTCGACTTCCACGACGCGCTGATGCACGCCACGCATAACGAAGCCCTCGCCTCACTCAGTCATTCGATCGGGGCGGCGGTCGCCTGGTCCACGCGCTTCAAACAGCGCCATCAGGCCCTGACCCGCGACCCCATCCCCGACCACCGCCGCGTGTTTGACGCCATCAAACGTCAGGACTCAGGGGCGGCCAGATGGTGCATGGAATCGCTCATCCGCATGGCCCTCGACGACACCCAGCGCTCCATGCAGACCCAGTACCTCGAACCGAGGGGGTAA
- a CDS encoding HPr family phosphocarrier protein: MSDTTPITARVEIVNDKGLHARASAKFVKTAAQFDAQIYVLKDESRVDAQSIMGLLMLAASKGTFIDIEAEGEQAQAAVEALVALVSDRFGEES, translated from the coding sequence ATGAGCGACACTACTCCCATCACGGCACGCGTCGAAATCGTCAACGACAAGGGGCTGCATGCCCGCGCCTCTGCCAAGTTCGTCAAGACTGCCGCACAGTTCGATGCGCAGATTTACGTGCTGAAAGACGAGTCGCGCGTCGATGCGCAGTCGATCATGGGCTTGCTGATGCTGGCCGCGTCCAAAGGCACCTTTATCGACATCGAGGCCGAGGGCGAACAGGCGCAAGCCGCCGTCGAGGCGCTGGTGGCGCTAGTGTCCGACCGTTTCGGGGAAGAGTCCTGA
- the rlmH gene encoding 23S rRNA (pseudouridine(1915)-N(3))-methyltransferase RlmH, translated as MKLILAAVGKLGNTPENTLTRDYLSRATLSGRPLGLGPAELMEIEPKKTAKSQDSTLNKAREAEAIRAALGEGVCLITCDERGELLTSRQIAQRVDKMKDSGERKLAFLIGGADGLDAELVKSARFSLAFGPQTWPHALVRLMLAEQMYRATTILGGSPYHRD; from the coding sequence ATGAAACTTATCCTCGCCGCCGTCGGCAAGCTCGGCAACACCCCGGAAAACACCCTCACGCGCGACTATCTCAGTCGCGCGACTTTAAGCGGCCGCCCGCTGGGGCTGGGTCCGGCGGAGTTAATGGAGATCGAGCCGAAGAAGACCGCAAAGTCTCAGGACTCCACCCTCAACAAGGCGCGGGAAGCCGAGGCCATTCGCGCGGCGCTGGGCGAAGGCGTGTGCCTGATCACCTGCGACGAGCGCGGCGAGCTTCTGACCTCACGCCAGATCGCTCAGCGTGTCGATAAGATGAAAGACTCCGGCGAGCGCAAGCTAGCGTTCCTGATCGGCGGGGCGGATGGGCTCGATGCCGAACTGGTTAAATCGGCGCGCTTTTCACTGGCCTTTGGGCCGCAGACCTGGCCGCACGCCCTGGTACGGCTGATGCTGGCGGAGCAAATGTACCGGGCGACGACGATCCTCGGCGGATCGCCGTACCATAGAGATTAA
- the rsfS gene encoding ribosome silencing factor — protein sequence MDQSTADFEETSLETLILNKLDDDKAQDIVCIDLRGKSSVADTLIIASGRSHRHVGALADHVMRALKDAGFGKARVEGLPACDWVLLDAGDVVVHLFRPEVRSFYNIEKIWSVSSNHTVDSH from the coding sequence ATCGACCAAAGTACCGCCGATTTCGAGGAAACCTCTCTCGAAACCCTCATCCTGAACAAGCTGGATGATGACAAGGCGCAGGATATCGTGTGCATCGATCTGCGCGGCAAAAGCTCGGTGGCCGACACCCTGATCATCGCTTCGGGCCGTTCACACCGCCATGTCGGCGCTCTGGCCGATCACGTCATGCGTGCGCTGAAAGACGCGGGCTTTGGCAAGGCACGCGTAGAAGGGCTCCCGGCCTGCGACTGGGTGCTGCTCGATGCCGGCGACGTCGTGGTGCACCTGTTCCGCCCGGAAGTGCGCAGCTTCTACAATATCGAAAAAATTTGGTCGGTATCGTCGAACCACACGGTCGATAGTCACTAA
- a CDS encoding nicotinate-nucleotide adenylyltransferase: protein MWFAGPAPIFHTLSHGALRSGFHLERGMKIGLFGGSFNPAHEGHAHVAETARMRLGLDRIIWLVSPQNPLKSKRDTAPLSERIAAIRPFVGPKDIISDFETRINATYTLDTLRALKARYPGVQFVWIMGGDSLASFHRWRGWVQIARMIPIAIVSRPGVLMKSRLSPTARRFAHYRRKEREGRIFSGLQAPAWAYLKGPLHNISSTALRAQRKKAEGETPPSL from the coding sequence ATGTGGTTCGCCGGCCCCGCCCCGATCTTCCATACGCTGAGCCATGGTGCCTTGCGGTCGGGGTTCCATCTCGAACGCGGCATGAAAATCGGCCTGTTTGGCGGGTCGTTCAATCCGGCGCACGAAGGCCACGCCCATGTGGCCGAAACCGCGCGGATGCGTCTGGGACTAGATCGCATCATCTGGCTCGTGTCGCCGCAGAACCCGTTGAAATCAAAGCGCGATACGGCCCCACTGAGCGAGCGCATCGCCGCCATTCGTCCGTTTGTCGGACCCAAGGACATAATTTCTGATTTTGAGACCCGCATCAACGCCACCTATACGCTCGATACCCTGCGCGCCTTGAAAGCGCGCTATCCGGGGGTGCAGTTCGTGTGGATAATGGGTGGGGATTCGCTGGCCAGCTTCCACCGCTGGCGCGGCTGGGTGCAGATCGCGCGTATGATCCCCATTGCCATCGTCTCGCGTCCCGGTGTCCTGATGAAAAGCCGGCTGTCCCCCACCGCGCGGCGCTTTGCCCACTACAGGCGCAAGGAACGTGAAGGCCGTATCTTCAGCGGACTCCAGGCCCCAGCCTGGGCCTATCTGAAGGGGCCCCTGCACAATATCTCTTCGACGGCCCTGCGCGCTCAACGCAAAAAAGCCGAAGGCGAAACCCCACCCTCGTTATAA
- the obgE gene encoding GTPase ObgE: MKFLDQCKIFIRSGNGGAGSVSFRREKFIPNGGPDGGDGGKGGSVWVEAVEGLNTLIDYRYQQHFKASTGTHGMGRQMHGANAEDLVLRVPVGTQVFEEDHETLIVDLDTPGQKVMLLKGGNGGWGNTRFKGPVNQAPDFALPGQDGEEKWIWLRLKLIADAGLLGLPNAGKSTFLAASSAARPKIADYPFTTLTPNLGVIDLGAEQRFVIADIPGLIEGASEGAGLGTRFLGHVERTKVLIHLVDGTQEDPVKAYKVIRNELAAYAEDLAKRPEIVAINKVDSLDPEARKDLSKKLKKASGQTPYLISGVTGEGVRDLLFAAHAKIIESEKAEKAGDSPAPSTYDPWDR, encoded by the coding sequence ATGAAATTCTTGGACCAGTGCAAAATCTTCATCCGCTCAGGCAATGGCGGCGCGGGCTCCGTGTCGTTCCGCCGCGAAAAATTCATTCCGAACGGTGGGCCGGACGGTGGTGACGGCGGCAAGGGCGGTTCGGTATGGGTTGAGGCGGTCGAAGGGCTGAACACCCTTATTGACTATCGCTATCAGCAGCATTTCAAGGCCAGCACCGGCACCCACGGCATGGGCCGCCAGATGCACGGTGCCAATGCCGAAGACCTCGTCCTGCGCGTGCCCGTCGGCACTCAGGTGTTCGAGGAAGACCACGAAACCCTGATTGTCGATCTCGACACGCCGGGGCAAAAAGTCATGCTGCTTAAAGGCGGCAACGGCGGCTGGGGCAATACACGCTTCAAAGGCCCGGTCAATCAGGCACCCGACTTCGCCCTGCCTGGTCAGGACGGCGAAGAAAAGTGGATCTGGCTGCGACTGAAACTGATCGCCGATGCCGGACTTCTGGGCCTGCCCAATGCCGGGAAATCCACCTTCCTCGCAGCCTCCTCCGCTGCGCGCCCGAAGATCGCCGACTATCCCTTTACCACCCTCACCCCCAATCTGGGCGTCATTGATCTGGGGGCCGAGCAGCGCTTTGTCATCGCCGATATCCCCGGCCTGATTGAAGGGGCCTCGGAAGGGGCGGGGCTCGGCACGCGCTTTCTGGGGCATGTTGAGCGCACCAAGGTGCTGATACATCTGGTCGATGGGACACAGGAAGACCCGGTGAAGGCCTATAAGGTCATCCGTAACGAACTGGCCGCCTATGCCGAAGACCTGGCCAAACGCCCGGAAATCGTCGCGATCAACAAGGTGGACTCGCTCGATCCCGAGGCACGTAAGGACCTGAGCAAGAAGCTGAAAAAAGCGTCGGGGCAGACGCCCTACCTCATTTCCGGCGTCACCGGCGAAGGCGTGCGAGACCTTTTATTCGCGGCCCATGCGAAGATCATTGAAAGCGAGAAGGCCGAAAAGGCCGGGGACTCGCCGGCCCCCTCCACCTACGATCCGTGGGATAGATAA
- a CDS encoding GNAT family N-acetyltransferase — protein sequence MIIRTPEAHGFTGSHPAVAGLKREDLRAGRSGYAVQTKRLYLSPLCLDDVDDVKAIFGHKSVARMTHAIAHPFSDADARAYVEKARHNSSPRLPVFGIRDTDETLIGVVGLERTTCGQASGLHQFGPSVGICIAPEHQGHGFGVEALEGLIGYAERFGGHRVLHAAHFGDNAASARMLARAGFLYTGRRTPEISLARQDSYEALHMIRLL from the coding sequence ATGATCATCAGAACACCCGAAGCCCACGGATTCACTGGCTCTCACCCAGCTGTGGCTGGCCTCAAGCGCGAAGACCTGCGCGCAGGCCGCAGCGGCTACGCCGTGCAGACCAAGCGCCTTTATCTCAGCCCGCTGTGCCTAGATGATGTGGACGATGTAAAAGCAATCTTTGGTCACAAGTCGGTGGCACGAATGACCCATGCCATCGCCCATCCGTTCAGTGATGCCGATGCGCGGGCCTACGTCGAAAAGGCACGGCACAATTCCTCGCCGCGTCTGCCGGTGTTTGGCATCCGTGACACCGACGAAACCCTGATCGGCGTGGTTGGTCTGGAGCGCACGACCTGTGGTCAGGCGTCGGGCCTGCATCAGTTCGGGCCGTCCGTCGGCATCTGCATAGCGCCAGAACATCAGGGCCACGGCTTTGGCGTCGAAGCGCTGGAGGGTTTGATCGGCTATGCCGAACGCTTTGGCGGTCACCGGGTGCTGCACGCAGCGCACTTTGGCGACAATGCGGCGTCAGCCCGCATGCTGGCTCGGGCCGGTTTCTTGTACACCGGTCGGCGTACGCCGGAAATCTCACTGGCCCGTCAGGACTCGTACGAGGCCCTGCACATGATCCGTCTGCTTTAA
- the rpmA gene encoding 50S ribosomal protein L27: MAHKKSGGSSRNGRDSESKRLGVKRFGGENVLAGNIIVRQRGTKFFPGDNVGLGRDHTLFATANGNVKFTTKRDNRCYVSIVPLAEAAE, encoded by the coding sequence ATGGCTCACAAAAAGTCCGGCGGCTCGTCGCGTAACGGCCGCGATTCAGAATCGAAGCGCCTTGGCGTAAAGCGTTTTGGCGGTGAAAACGTCCTCGCGGGCAACATCATCGTCCGTCAGCGCGGCACCAAGTTCTTCCCCGGTGACAATGTCGGCCTTGGCCGCGACCACACCCTGTTCGCTACCGCGAACGGCAATGTGAAGTTCACCACCAAGCGTGACAACCGTTGTTACGTGTCGATCGTGCCGCTCGCCGAAGCTGCCGAATAA
- the rplU gene encoding 50S ribosomal protein L21, with protein MYAVIKTGGKQYRVAAGDLLVVEKLEGDAGAAIRFEEVLLVGDEAGAVVGAPLVEGAVVEGTLIETRKGKKVKIFKKIRRQGYRRTTGHRQPESVIRITALNGAGKSAAWEGTVSLVTKAELDARARGLAPKSLAAAVEAPVVDAPVAEEASAPKKKAAPKKKAAEASSEEA; from the coding sequence ATGTATGCGGTAATCAAGACCGGCGGTAAGCAGTACCGCGTTGCGGCGGGCGATCTGCTCGTCGTTGAAAAGCTGGAAGGCGACGCGGGCGCTGCCATCCGTTTCGAAGAAGTGCTCCTCGTCGGTGACGAGGCTGGTGCCGTGGTTGGCGCGCCGCTCGTTGAAGGCGCTGTGGTAGAAGGCACGCTGATCGAAACCCGCAAGGGCAAGAAGGTGAAGATCTTCAAGAAGATCCGCCGTCAGGGCTATCGCCGCACCACCGGCCACCGTCAGCCGGAATCGGTTATCCGCATCACCGCGCTGAACGGCGCGGGCAAGTCGGCCGCCTGGGAAGGCACCGTCTCGCTGGTGACCAAGGCTGAGCTGGATGCCCGCGCTCGCGGTCTGGCCCCGAAGTCGCTTGCCGCAGCCGTCGAAGCTCCGGTCGTTGACGCGCCGGTGGCTGAAGAGGCTTCGGCCCCCAAGAAAAAAGCCGCTCCGAAGAAGAAGGCTGCCGAAGCCTCTTCCGAAGAAGCGTAA